GGTACGGGAATTCAAAGATGTTTCGCTGACCGAGTCTGCCCGACTGGACTTCACGACTCAGACGGGAGCAGCCCTGATCTGCGGTGTGGAACTGGTGCGGCAGGGGCTCCCCCTGGATGAGATTGTCACCCTGCCCGAACAGAAACAGGAACTGCTGACGAAATAGTTTTCAACGTCTGTTAATAATCACGGAACGGTCCCCGGGGGTCGGCTTCGGCCATCTCTTTTTTCCAGTTGGCAAAGCGGGCTTGCATCTGTTTGAGTTTCTCGGGATGCGTCTGGGAGAGATCGTGCTTTTCACCGACATCTGTGGAAAGATCAAACAGGCCGTTCCCTTTTTCGGATTCAACCCACTTCCAGTTTCCGACGCGAGCCGCCTTGTCGGCGCGACGTTGCCAGAACATTTCTGAGCGAGGTGAATCGGCCTGGCCCATCAGCGTAGGCAGCATATCGTATCCATCGATGACGACCTCTTGTGGCTGGGGAATACCTGCCTCTTTGAGGAACGTCGGGACGAGTTCTAACGATGTGAGCAGACCTTCATTGACCGTTCCCGGCTTGATTTTTTTCGGATAACGGATCAGGCAGGGGACGCGAATACCCCCTTCGAACATCATTCCCTTCTTGCCTTTCAGGGGACTGTTATCGGCACCACCGCCGCCCCCGTTGTCGGAGAAGAAGACCACGATCGTGTTGTCGGCGATTTTGTATTCATCGAGCAGATCCAGCACTTCGCCGATGGCGGCGTCCATGCAGGTGATGGAAGCGACGTACTCCAGACGACGCTTGTCAGCCGAGGGTTTCTGGTGAATGACGGGGCCTTTGGCGGTTTCCCGGAATTCGTAACGGCCGGTTTTTTTCTTTGTGTCGAAGTCATCCTTCAGCTCGGGATACATGGCTTTATATTTTTTCGGTGCCTGGGCAACACCACGAATGCGAGGATCGAGGTTTGAGGCACTGTGGGGCGCGTTAAAAGGGAGGTAAAGAAAGAACGGTTTATCGTGATTCTCTTTCACGAACCGCACTGCTTCCCGCTGGAAGAGATATGTGCAATAAGTGCCCTTGTCTGCTTCGGTGGGCTGGTTATTGCGATACATGGAAGGCACGCCGTAGCGTTCGTGCGTGAAGTAATCGATGCCGGTGTTGGTGAAGCCGTAAAAGTCATCGAAGCCGCGGGCGAGCGGCAGGAAGCGACGATGCACGCCCAGATCCCACTTTCCATAGATGCCACTCACATAACCGGCCGGCTTCAGCAGGGCGGGCAAGAGCTGTTCGCGGACATCCATCCCGCCGATGCGTTCGAAGGTAACGTCATACTCGGACGGTTTGTACTTGTGGCCGTAATCGGGGGCCTCGTTGCGGATCATGTCATAGATCCCGTTGCGCTGCGGATAGCGTCCGGTGAGCAGACTGCCTCGACTGGGGGTGCATGCCGGCCAGGTCACATAGAAATTGGTCAGCTTGACACCTTCCTCTGCCAGGCGATCGAGGTTGGGGGCGATGACCTGCTGGCTGCCGAAACTTTTCAAGTCGTGATAGCCCTGGTCATCGCTGACAATCATGATGATGTTCGGCGGTGTGTCTGCGGCCTCTAACGAAGTGATGTGCGGCGTTCCGATCAGACAGAGCAGGAGGACAAGAGCAGATAATTTCAGCACACGGGCTGTGAGCGGATGAGGAGCCATAGGTGGTTTTCACTTTACATCTAACGTTCGAGGTTCATAGCATGGGAGTAACCCGTTCAGGATAACAGATGCGCCCGGGAAAACTCAAACCCCTGAAACAGGAATCAAGACGATGAACGTGCGCTGCTACTCGATTGTTTTATTGCTACTGTCCCTCCTGCTGACAGGAACGGCCCGCGTCGCAAGTGCGGACAAGCCTGCTTTTGTTCCGACCAGCTACCAGCTCTACTACGGGAGTGAGCCCCGCCTGTTGAAACAGATGCGGGACCGGATTCAGCCGGGCCGGGTGATCGTGATTGAAATGCGTGGTCTGCAACCGGAACAGGTTTCCGACCTCGTGAATTTCGCGCACCAGAAGCAGGCGAAAGTCATCGCTTACCTGAGTATTGGCGAATTGGGACAACTGGAAAAAGCAAACTTTGAGAACTATCTCAAACGGTCTCCCAACGGGTATCCTCTCAGCGAAATCGTGTTCGGCAAAAACCAGACGTTTGAGTCGTGGTATGT
The nucleotide sequence above comes from Gimesia sp.. Encoded proteins:
- a CDS encoding sulfatase-like hydrolase/transferase; translated protein: MIVSDDQGYHDLKSFGSQQVIAPNLDRLAEEGVKLTNFYVTWPACTPSRGSLLTGRYPQRNGIYDMIRNEAPDYGHKYKPSEYDVTFERIGGMDVREQLLPALLKPAGYVSGIYGKWDLGVHRRFLPLARGFDDFYGFTNTGIDYFTHERYGVPSMYRNNQPTEADKGTYCTYLFQREAVRFVKENHDKPFFLYLPFNAPHSASNLDPRIRGVAQAPKKYKAMYPELKDDFDTKKKTGRYEFRETAKGPVIHQKPSADKRRLEYVASITCMDAAIGEVLDLLDEYKIADNTIVVFFSDNGGGGGADNSPLKGKKGMMFEGGIRVPCLIRYPKKIKPGTVNEGLLTSLELVPTFLKEAGIPQPQEVVIDGYDMLPTLMGQADSPRSEMFWQRRADKAARVGNWKWVESEKGNGLFDLSTDVGEKHDLSQTHPEKLKQMQARFANWKKEMAEADPRGPFRDY